In Equus asinus isolate D_3611 breed Donkey chromosome 13, EquAss-T2T_v2, whole genome shotgun sequence, one DNA window encodes the following:
- the RAD51D gene encoding DNA repair protein RAD51 homolog 4 has protein sequence MGLLRAGLCPGLTQDVVQLLRGRGIRTVVDLVSADLEEVAQKCGLSYKALVALRRVLLAQFSAFPFNGADLYEELKTSTAILSTGIESLDKLLDAGLYTGEVTEIVGGPGSGKTQVCLCVAANVAHGLQQNVLYIDSSGGLTGSRLLQLLQARTPVEEEQAGALQRIQVVRAYDIFQMLDALQDLRSTVAQRVSGSSGTVKVVVVDSVTAVVSPLLGGQQREGLALMMQLAQELKTLARDLGLAVVVTNHMTRERDSGKLKPALGRSWSFVPSTRILLDTGEGAGASGSQRTACLIKSPRLPTGFQETVDIGTWGTLKQSPALQGHPT, from the exons ATGGGTCTGCTCAGGGCCGGGTTGTGCCCAGGCCTCACCCAGGACGTGGTCCAGCTGCTGAGGGGCCGCGGCATCAGGACAG TGGTGGACCTGGTTTCCGCagacctggaggaggtggcccagAAATGTGGCTTGTCTTATAAG GCCCTGGTTGCCCTGAGGCGGGTGCTGCTGGCTCAGTTCTCAGCTTTCCCATTCAATGGCGCTGATCTCTACGAGGAGCTGAAGACCTCCACTGCCATCCTGTCCACCGGCATTGAGAG CCTGGACAAACTGCTTGATGCTGGTCTCTATACTGGAGAAGTGACTGAAATTGTAGGAGGCCCAGGTAGCGGCAAAACCCAG GTATGTCTTTGTGTGGCTGCAAATGTGGCCCATGGCCTGCAGCAGAACGTCCTGTACATCGATTCCAGTGGAGGGCTGACCGGCTCCCGCCTTCTCCAGCTCCTTCAGGCCAGAACCCCAGTTGAGGAAGAGCAG GCAGGAGCTCTCCAGAGGATCCAGGTGGTGCGTGCATATGACATCTTCCAGATGCTGGACGCGCTGCAGGACCTCCGAAGCACGGTGGCTCAGCGG GTGAGCGGTTCTTCCGGGACTGTGAAGGTGGTGGTTGTGGACTCGGTCACCGCGGTGGTCTCCCCACTTCTGGGAGGTCAGCAGAGGGAAG gCTTGGCCTTGATGATGCAGCTGGCCCAAGAGCTGAAGACCCTGGCCCGGGACCTTGGCCTGGCAGTGGTG GTGACCAACCACATGACCCGAGAGAGGGACAGCGGGAAGCTCAAACCTGCCCTCGGACGCTCCTGGAGCTTTGTGCCCAGCACTCGGATTCTCCTGGATACGGGCGAAGGAGCAGGAGCATCAGGCAGTCAGCGCACGGCATGTCTGATCAAATCTCCCCGTCTG CCAACAGGTTTCCAGGAGACAGTAGACATTGGGACCTGGGGCACTCTGAAGCAGAGCCCAGCGTTACAGGGACATCCGACATGA